A window of the Nitrospirota bacterium genome harbors these coding sequences:
- a CDS encoding folylpolyglutamate synthase/dihydrofolate synthase family protein, translating to MSYREILGYLYALRHHGIKLGLENPRRLISLSGNPQRTYHTVHVAGTNGKGSTVSMICSMLKAAGIRTGTFTSPHLVSFTERIQVDGERISEEDVLRLSVDIRERVESSGDLKPTFFEFVTAMALIYFRGQGVEWAVVETGMGGRFDATNVISPDITVITPVGLDHREFLGETLEEIAYEKAGIIKEGVPLVLAPQAGDALNTILKAVKEKNAPVYKYGDDFRAEIQEMTPEGVRFDYMSFGVNSQPATRNPQPATEIKGLFTPLTGSYQAINGAVAVRTAEIVLKSYRTPAADVPGVIRSGLAGTSWPGRCELVDFKGMPVLLDGAHNPEAAHALSETLGNVYLSSCRRGNYDDLILIFGAMADKDIKEILSPLLPLARTVIFTSPSYGRSEKPETLLRIARGQVSTFNINPDSSPVEDKSEQLCQMLRPDPFPQTFYATPNIKEALELAARLYRRGALVVITGSFYTVGEAREVMGEKAVLAKLREHR from the coding sequence ATGAGTTACAGAGAGATTCTCGGCTATCTTTACGCCCTCAGACATCACGGGATAAAGTTAGGACTTGAAAATCCCCGAAGACTTATCTCCCTTTCAGGCAACCCTCAAAGGACCTACCATACCGTTCATGTTGCCGGCACAAACGGCAAGGGCTCAACAGTATCAATGATCTGCTCTATGCTGAAAGCGGCAGGCATCAGAACAGGGACTTTCACGTCCCCGCACCTTGTGAGCTTCACTGAAAGGATCCAGGTTGATGGCGAGAGGATCAGTGAGGAGGACGTCCTGAGACTTTCCGTGGATATCAGGGAACGGGTGGAGAGTTCAGGGGATTTAAAACCAACCTTCTTTGAATTCGTCACTGCCATGGCATTAATTTACTTTCGGGGGCAGGGGGTGGAGTGGGCAGTGGTTGAGACAGGCATGGGCGGCAGGTTTGATGCCACAAATGTGATAAGCCCTGATATTACGGTCATTACCCCTGTGGGACTGGACCACCGGGAATTCCTTGGTGAGACACTTGAAGAGATTGCCTACGAGAAGGCGGGTATTATAAAGGAAGGCGTCCCTCTTGTGCTTGCCCCCCAGGCGGGGGATGCACTGAATACTATCCTGAAAGCAGTAAAAGAGAAAAATGCACCTGTCTATAAATACGGTGATGATTTTAGGGCAGAGATACAGGAGATGACACCAGAGGGTGTGAGGTTTGATTATATGAGTTTCGGGGTAAACTCTCAACCCGCAACCCGTAACCCGCAACCCGCAACTGAAATAAAGGGTCTCTTTACCCCTCTTACAGGTTCCTATCAGGCAATAAACGGCGCTGTTGCAGTCAGGACAGCGGAGATAGTCCTGAAATCATACAGAACCCCTGCTGCTGATGTCCCCGGGGTAATCCGTTCAGGACTTGCCGGCACATCCTGGCCGGGCAGGTGCGAACTTGTAGATTTTAAGGGGATGCCGGTACTGCTGGACGGCGCACACAACCCCGAAGCAGCCCATGCACTGTCAGAAACCCTGGGCAATGTTTACCTGTCATCATGCAGGAGAGGGAATTATGACGACCTTATACTCATCTTCGGAGCAATGGCTGACAAGGATATTAAAGAGATACTCAGCCCCCTACTGCCACTTGCCCGTACAGTCATATTTACTTCCCCCTCCTACGGCAGATCTGAAAAACCTGAGACACTGCTCAGAATAGCAAGGGGTCAGGTCTCAACATTCAACATAAATCCTGATTCCTCTCCTGTAGAGGACAAAAGTGAACAGTTATGTCAAATGTTGAGACCTGACCCCTTCCCTCAGACATTTTATGCCACACCGAACATAAAGGAAGCCCTTGAGCTTGCCGCCCGGCTTTATCGCAGAGGTGCCCTCGTTGTTATAACCGGTTCCTTCTATACTGTCGGAGAGGCACGTGAGGTAATGGGAGAGAAGGCCGTTCTTGCGAAATTAAGGGAGCATAGATAA
- the lptD gene encoding LPS assembly protein LptD yields MKNLQSIIILLVLGFFLFPALSSAEEVETSIEAEFLTYDAAQQVYHLRGQVRIRRLDALLQADEAAYREKTGEARATGNVRYEDRWVVIEAANLEINMETKRGIVYNARLFFKKDNYHIRAEEIERLDEKNYVIRKATFTTCDAPLPAWCFSSKKTEVRIGDRLKAKNVLFRIKGLPVLYSPILWAPIYTERKTGLLVPEPGFRSDKGFFFRQPLFLALADNRDATLYFDLYSKRGIGEGLEYRYIEKKAGAGQWWLYHLRDRTLGKDFYEFKGKHTLFRKDWLSGFLNIHYINDRSFYQEYSQQVQVRTRRFLESTAEVFYPFKKGRVYLLGRAWQDLKEPSEDVMQKVPEAGISLYPSKKGPLYLSLKTSYSNFYSKKLLRVQRLDIYPRIYHSIGDSIQLSQVIGLRETLYNISNSDEFPDSISREAFDYSIRLHTRLQRRYPAFTHIIEPEVGYRFIPPIENDIPLLDSTELYRRVSTVDFGFRNYLYGRDGQIASVRLTGLYDILKADNPFGLIRLEAALFHPLSLKLDTSYNPNSGDFEQINYSASLKTGRVGLSFGQRYSKDDDILFYRGGISLPVTSRLALNSALWYDAKGGGLEDLKLSANYSAQCWGINITFNRRPDDYSILFLVELKGLGTIRFSGI; encoded by the coding sequence ATGAAGAATCTGCAATCTATAATTATATTGTTGGTGCTTGGCTTCTTCCTCTTCCCTGCTCTCAGCAGCGCTGAAGAAGTGGAAACTTCCATTGAGGCAGAATTCCTGACGTATGACGCAGCTCAGCAGGTCTATCACCTGAGGGGGCAGGTGCGTATAAGGAGGCTGGATGCCCTTCTTCAGGCTGATGAGGCAGCGTACAGGGAAAAGACCGGAGAGGCCAGGGCCACGGGGAACGTGAGGTATGAGGACAGGTGGGTCGTTATAGAGGCAGCGAATCTTGAGATTAATATGGAGACAAAGCGGGGCATTGTCTATAATGCGCGACTCTTCTTCAAAAAGGATAATTATCATATCAGGGCAGAAGAGATCGAACGGCTTGATGAGAAGAATTACGTCATAAGAAAGGCCACATTTACAACGTGCGATGCACCTCTGCCTGCATGGTGTTTCAGTTCCAAAAAGACCGAAGTCAGGATCGGAGACAGGCTGAAGGCAAAAAATGTGCTCTTCAGGATAAAGGGTCTCCCGGTTCTGTATAGTCCGATACTATGGGCACCCATTTATACTGAACGAAAGACCGGACTCCTCGTGCCCGAGCCGGGGTTCAGAAGCGACAAGGGGTTTTTCTTTCGTCAGCCCCTGTTTCTGGCACTCGCTGACAACAGGGATGCAACTCTCTACTTTGACTTGTACTCCAAGCGGGGTATTGGCGAGGGGCTTGAATACCGCTATATTGAGAAAAAGGCCGGGGCCGGACAATGGTGGCTCTATCACCTGAGGGACAGGACACTTGGAAAGGATTTCTATGAGTTCAAGGGAAAGCACACGCTTTTCAGGAAGGACTGGCTCTCCGGTTTTCTGAATATACACTACATTAACGACAGGAGTTTTTATCAGGAATACAGTCAACAGGTACAGGTGAGGACGCGCAGGTTTCTCGAATCCACTGCAGAGGTGTTTTATCCCTTCAAAAAGGGTAGGGTCTATCTCCTTGGGAGGGCGTGGCAGGACCTCAAGGAGCCTTCTGAAGATGTTATGCAAAAGGTGCCGGAGGCCGGCATTTCACTCTATCCCTCGAAAAAAGGGCCATTATACCTCTCACTGAAAACATCATACAGCAATTTCTACTCAAAAAAACTCCTCAGGGTTCAGAGGCTTGATATCTACCCCAGGATATACCACTCCATTGGTGACTCCATACAGCTTAGCCAGGTCATCGGCCTGAGAGAGACCCTTTACAATATCAGCAACTCGGATGAATTCCCTGACAGCATTAGCCGTGAGGCATTTGACTACAGCATAAGGCTTCACACAAGGCTTCAGAGAAGATACCCTGCCTTTACCCATATCATTGAGCCCGAAGTAGGCTACAGGTTTATCCCCCCCATTGAGAACGATATCCCCCTGCTTGACAGCACAGAACTCTATCGCAGGGTTTCAACTGTTGATTTTGGCTTCAGGAACTACCTATATGGCAGAGACGGCCAAATAGCCTCTGTGCGGCTGACCGGCCTGTACGACATCCTCAAAGCAGACAACCCCTTTGGCCTGATAAGGCTTGAAGCCGCCTTGTTCCACCCCCTTAGTCTCAAACTGGACACCTCTTACAACCCGAACTCCGGTGATTTTGAGCAGATTAACTACAGTGCCTCTTTAAAGACAGGCAGGGTGGGCCTTTCATTTGGACAGAGATACTCAAAGGACGATGATATTCTTTTTTACAGAGGAGGGATATCCCTGCCTGTAACGAGCAGGCTGGCTCTGAATTCCGCCCTGTGGTACGATGCCAAAGGGGGAGGGCTTGAAGATCTGAAGCTCAGTGCAAACTACTCAGCCCAGTGCTGGGGGATAAACATAACATTCAACAGAAGGCCGGATGATTACAGCATTCTCTTTCTTGTTGAACTGAAAGGCCTCGGCACCATAAGGTTCAGCGGTATTTAA
- a CDS encoding adenylyl-sulfate kinase has protein sequence MPKAIWITGLPGSGKSTVAEAFRKKHPEFLILRMDELRKIVTPRPSYSETERELVYRCIVYTAKTLIELGHDVIIDATGNMRRWRELAREVIPDFAEVYLKCSISECLRRERLRRETHAAPRDIYEKGKKGWPVPGVAVPYEEPLNPEVVIDTEVADIEEAVRIMETALKYR, from the coding sequence ATGCCGAAAGCTATATGGATAACAGGCCTGCCCGGAAGCGGCAAGAGCACAGTGGCTGAGGCCTTCAGAAAGAAACATCCGGAGTTTCTAATACTGAGGATGGACGAACTGAGGAAGATAGTCACCCCCAGGCCTTCCTATTCAGAGACAGAGAGGGAGTTGGTATACCGCTGCATTGTCTATACTGCAAAGACCCTTATAGAGCTTGGGCATGATGTTATCATTGACGCCACCGGAAACATGCGGAGATGGCGCGAGCTTGCAAGGGAGGTAATCCCTGACTTTGCCGAGGTCTACCTGAAGTGCTCCATCTCGGAATGCCTGAGAAGGGAGAGGCTCAGAAGAGAGACCCATGCTGCACCAAGGGATATATATGAAAAGGGCAAAAAAGGTTGGCCTGTCCCTGGTGTGGCAGTACCCTATGAGGAGCCCTTGAACCCTGAGGTGGTCATTGACACAGAGGTTGCGGACATTGAGGAGGCAGTCCGGATTATGGAAACAGCCCTTAAATACCGCTGA
- a CDS encoding c-type cytochrome, with protein sequence MNILKTVFSAGMVITIAVTLFSFGCSVDGASLFQKEGCINCHRFKEAGGSICPDLTDVSKKRSDEWLRQQIKDPGVNFPDSTMPGFGHLSEKEVQALIDYLKS encoded by the coding sequence ATGAACATACTGAAAACAGTTTTCAGTGCCGGCATGGTTATTACGATTGCAGTAACCCTGTTTTCATTTGGATGCTCTGTTGATGGTGCCTCACTTTTTCAGAAGGAAGGCTGCATCAACTGCCACAGATTCAAGGAGGCGGGCGGGAGCATATGTCCTGACTTGACTGATGTTTCCAAGAAGAGGAGTGATGAATGGTTGAGACAGCAGATTAAAGACCCTGGGGTAAACTTTCCGGATTCTACGATGCCCGGGTTCGGACATCTGTCAGAGAAGGAGGTTCAGGCATTAATAGATTATTTAAAGAGCTGA
- a CDS encoding M48 family metallopeptidase: MKYTPRELEGNVNISRTSLIREFFFLLGSVLTLTLVVYVALGLAVDLIVPGLSPEFEQRLGSLYGSTYTGTEETGAEKRLQQVLDSLSSVQPENKGWQYRVHLVQDKRINTLALPGGHIVVYSGLLDEVESENELAFVLAHELGHFAHRDHLRGLGRRLVLLAMVAPVFGQDSSISKFMSNSLLDVEMRFSQGQEKMADLWAVDLLNRKYGHAGGAVDFLDRIARKEKNGRLAYLFSTHPYPLNRVKALQKYIMIRGYQVKEKIPLDGSLRRKSQ, translated from the coding sequence GTGAAATATACTCCCAGGGAATTGGAAGGCAATGTCAATATCTCCCGAACATCTCTTATAAGGGAGTTCTTTTTTCTTTTAGGCAGCGTCCTGACCTTAACCCTTGTTGTCTATGTTGCCCTCGGCCTTGCTGTTGACCTTATCGTGCCGGGACTATCCCCTGAATTTGAGCAACGTCTCGGCAGTCTATATGGCAGTACATATACAGGAACAGAAGAAACAGGTGCTGAAAAAAGGCTCCAGCAGGTTCTTGATAGCCTCTCATCGGTCCAACCGGAAAATAAAGGATGGCAGTACAGGGTCCATCTGGTTCAGGACAAGAGGATAAATACCCTTGCCCTGCCCGGCGGGCATATCGTTGTTTATTCCGGGCTCCTCGATGAGGTGGAGTCGGAGAATGAACTGGCCTTTGTCCTCGCCCACGAATTAGGCCACTTTGCTCACAGGGACCACCTCAGGGGGCTTGGCCGGAGGCTGGTTCTTCTGGCCATGGTAGCGCCAGTATTTGGTCAGGACAGTTCGATCAGTAAGTTTATGAGTAATTCCCTGCTCGATGTTGAGATGAGGTTTTCCCAGGGACAGGAGAAGATGGCTGACCTTTGGGCTGTTGACCTGTTAAACAGGAAATATGGACATGCAGGCGGAGCCGTTGATTTCCTTGACAGGATTGCCCGAAAGGAAAAGAACGGCCGTCTTGCATACCTCTTCTCAACTCATCCATATCCCTTAAATCGTGTCAAGGCCCTGCAAAAGTATATAATGATTAGGGGCTATCAGGTTAAGGAAAAGATTCCCTTAGACGGGTCTTTAAGGCGTAAGTCTCAATAG
- a CDS encoding YbjQ family protein, translated as MQDLIVFVVLLSLGYFAGSMAESKHYRSIKKRELNFLKLPVVTARDFIEKGQEIQDARLVHGSVVISIDYFKRMLAGLRNLFGGEVKSYLTLIDRGRREAILRMKEEAGGADIILNLRIETSAIGQNANRRKTVGSIEVIAYGTAVTFRK; from the coding sequence ATGCAGGACCTGATTGTATTTGTTGTGCTTTTATCATTGGGCTATTTTGCCGGCAGTATGGCGGAATCGAAACATTACCGTTCCATTAAAAAGAGGGAACTCAACTTCCTGAAGCTCCCTGTGGTAACAGCCAGGGATTTTATAGAAAAAGGTCAGGAAATTCAGGATGCACGGCTGGTACATGGCAGTGTAGTGATCTCCATAGATTATTTTAAGCGAATGTTAGCCGGACTGAGAAATCTCTTTGGAGGGGAGGTCAAATCCTACTTAACCCTTATAGACAGGGGGCGCAGGGAGGCCATACTCAGGATGAAAGAAGAGGCCGGGGGTGCTGATATCATACTGAATCTCCGGATCGAGACTTCTGCTATCGGTCAGAATGCCAACAGGAGAAAAACGGTTGGAAGCATCGAGGTAATAGCTTACGGAACGGCCGTTACTTTCAGGAAGTGA
- a CDS encoding YbjQ family protein yields MILTNIETIPGKKIAEHFGIVSGSTVRAKHVGRDIMAGLKNIVGGELKGYTELLQDSRKQAMERMIKQAEQFGANAVINIRFATSSVTQGASELFVYGTAVRVE; encoded by the coding sequence ATGATACTGACAAACATTGAGACAATCCCGGGCAAAAAAATCGCCGAACACTTCGGTATTGTTTCAGGAAGTACTGTCAGGGCCAAGCACGTTGGCCGGGACATAATGGCAGGGCTGAAAAATATCGTAGGCGGTGAGCTGAAAGGATATACTGAACTCCTGCAGGATTCCCGCAAACAGGCGATGGAACGCATGATAAAACAGGCAGAACAATTCGGCGCCAACGCAGTCATCAACATCCGGTTTGCCACATCTTCGGTAACTCAGGGGGCCTCGGAACTTTTTGTTTACGGAACCGCCGTACGTGTAGAATAA
- the trpC gene encoding indole-3-glycerol phosphate synthase TrpC, with product MSILDGIIEKKRARLDACKVKTPLVEIRARALDAPAPRGFSSAIRRPKGEKLRLIAEIKKASPSKGLIREDFDPAGIAAVYEESGASAISVLTEEDFFQGSIDYMPIVKESAGLPVLRKDFIFDEYQVYEARANGADAILLIAAMLGRSQAEELFHLAGELGLSVLFEVHHWKELDTALLIDVPVIGINNRDLRTLEINLNTTVELLKDIPEGKTVVSESGIERREDVDFLSKTRVDALLIGTAFMKAEDIGKKVRELFR from the coding sequence ATGAGTATACTTGACGGGATTATCGAGAAAAAGAGGGCAAGGCTTGATGCCTGCAAGGTAAAGACCCCGCTTGTTGAGATCAGGGCAAGAGCCCTTGATGCCCCTGCCCCACGGGGCTTCTCCTCAGCCATAAGGAGGCCCAAAGGGGAAAAGTTACGGCTTATTGCAGAGATAAAAAAAGCATCGCCCTCAAAGGGCCTGATACGGGAGGATTTCGACCCGGCAGGAATTGCCGCTGTCTATGAAGAGAGTGGGGCTTCTGCCATATCGGTACTTACCGAGGAGGATTTTTTCCAGGGCAGTATTGATTACATGCCCATTGTGAAAGAGTCTGCCGGACTGCCGGTGCTCAGGAAGGATTTCATCTTTGATGAATATCAGGTTTATGAGGCCAGGGCCAATGGAGCTGACGCAATCCTGCTTATAGCTGCAATGCTGGGCAGGTCACAGGCTGAAGAACTCTTTCACCTTGCCGGAGAGCTTGGCCTTTCTGTCCTCTTCGAGGTTCATCACTGGAAAGAACTTGACACAGCCCTCCTCATTGACGTCCCGGTCATCGGCATAAACAACCGTGACCTCAGGACACTGGAGATTAACCTCAATACAACCGTGGAACTTTTGAAGGATATTCCTGAAGGAAAGACCGTGGTAAGCGAGAGCGGGATAGAGAGACGCGAGGACGTGGATTTTCTTTCAAAGACCCGTGTGGATGCACTGCTGATTGGTACAGCCTTCATGAAGGCTGAGGATATAGGGAAGAAGGTTAGGGAGCTTTTCAGATGA